Proteins encoded in a region of the Dorea longicatena genome:
- a CDS encoding V0D/AC39 family V-type ATPase subunit — MGNVMAYSGITTKVRAMSAKLLKEKDYDTIAGLGTVTEAIEYLKDKTAYAPYVERMDVSLYHRGNVEKILYQSLFDDYSRIFRFAGMEQKTFLKLYWKRYEVDLINYCLRIVFNHYEKPFDLEYKKEFFNRYSQISIDRLITSKNIDELVDNLRDTEYYGALARIRDSGAGTLFDYDLALDLYYFSTMWKKGKRVLKGHEQKIFLKDYGMKIDLLNLQWIYRAKKYYHMLPPDIYSMTIPIHYRIKVEEFKTLVETPTLEQFEAEVEKTYYAGKYNYMQTDKTLEQMYRDCLRKLYLTDKRNDPYSIAIVNTYLFLKEEEIYKLTTALECIRYGLTKGETLGYLGGVNQ, encoded by the coding sequence ATGGGAAATGTGATGGCTTACAGCGGGATCACGACAAAGGTACGTGCGATGTCGGCGAAGCTTCTGAAAGAGAAAGATTATGATACGATCGCAGGTCTTGGTACAGTGACAGAAGCAATTGAATATCTGAAAGACAAGACGGCGTATGCACCATATGTGGAGCGGATGGATGTTTCCTTATATCATAGGGGAAATGTGGAGAAGATCCTGTATCAGTCGTTGTTCGATGATTATTCGAGGATCTTCCGGTTTGCCGGGATGGAGCAGAAGACGTTCTTAAAATTATACTGGAAACGGTATGAAGTCGATCTGATCAACTACTGTTTGAGGATCGTGTTCAATCATTATGAGAAACCATTTGATCTGGAATACAAGAAAGAGTTTTTCAACAGATATTCACAAATTTCCATAGACCGGTTGATAACTTCGAAAAATATCGACGAGCTTGTAGATAACTTACGGGATACGGAATATTATGGTGCGCTTGCCAGAATCAGAGATTCCGGAGCGGGAACGCTGTTTGATTATGATCTGGCATTGGATCTGTATTATTTTTCTACGATGTGGAAAAAGGGAAAACGGGTTCTGAAAGGACATGAGCAGAAGATATTCTTAAAGGACTATGGAATGAAGATCGATCTTCTGAATCTTCAGTGGATCTACCGTGCGAAGAAGTATTATCATATGCTTCCGCCGGATATCTATTCGATGACGATCCCGATCCACTATCGGATAAAAGTAGAAGAATTCAAGACACTGGTGGAGACGCCGACACTGGAACAGTTTGAAGCAGAAGTGGAAAAGACGTACTATGCAGGAAAATATAATTATATGCAGACGGATAAAACACTGGAACAGATGTACCGCGACTGCCTGCGGAAGTTGTACCTGACTGATAAAAGGAATGATCCGTATTCGATCGCGATCGTCAATACGTATCTGTTCCTGAAAGAAGAAGAAATCTATAAACTAACGACAGCCCTTGAGTGTATCCGTTACGGTTTGACGAAGGGAGAGACATTAGGATACTTAGGAGGTGTGAATCAATGA
- a CDS encoding HAD-IIA family hydrolase, translated as MLGEKKLFLLDIDGTICKGNQLIEGAAKFLRDIKENGGQYVFITNNATRSVEDYIRFFQRLGIHTEYTNFLTASYAMIDYLKKHHDGELIYVLGTKSFIRELKKNKIRVTTDCEDEEITCVVISYDNQLTYEKLTDTCKLLSTKKVDYLATNPDYVCPIEFGYVPDCGAICEMLAHAVKRMPHFIGKPEPDIAELALRRNNYRKEETVIVGDRLYTDILCGYNAGIDTVLVLTGEATEEEEKKYKYHPDYIMRSVEELRRKWLSSLC; from the coding sequence ATGCTGGGAGAAAAGAAACTGTTCCTTCTGGACATAGATGGTACGATCTGCAAAGGAAATCAACTGATCGAAGGTGCAGCAAAGTTTTTAAGAGACATTAAAGAAAATGGCGGGCAGTATGTCTTTATTACCAATAATGCGACCAGAAGTGTGGAAGATTATATCCGTTTTTTTCAGAGGCTTGGAATTCATACGGAATATACGAATTTTCTGACAGCATCTTATGCAATGATTGATTATCTGAAGAAACATCATGACGGAGAACTGATCTATGTATTAGGGACGAAATCATTCATCCGGGAATTGAAGAAGAATAAGATCCGTGTGACAACGGATTGTGAAGATGAGGAGATTACCTGTGTGGTAATCTCTTATGATAATCAGCTCACTTATGAGAAATTGACAGACACCTGTAAACTTCTAAGTACAAAGAAGGTAGACTATCTTGCTACGAATCCCGATTATGTGTGTCCGATCGAGTTCGGATATGTACCGGACTGCGGAGCAATCTGTGAGATGCTGGCACATGCAGTAAAACGGATGCCGCATTTTATCGGGAAACCGGAACCTGATATAGCAGAACTGGCATTAAGGAGAAATAATTACAGGAAAGAAGAGACAGTAATCGTAGGAGATCGTCTGTATACGGATATTTTGTGTGGATACAATGCCGGGATAGATACCGTGCTGGTGCTTACGGGAGAGGCAACTGAGGAAGAAGAAAAGAAATATAAATACCATCCGGATTATATTATGAGGTCGGTGGAAGAACTACGTCGGAAGTGGCTAAGCAGTTTGTGCTAG
- a CDS encoding thioredoxin family protein: protein MLHLTTQNFESFRSCHWQLSSDAPAGESTDHPVFAVVMFYAVWCGKCAMMRPIIEDLEKKYQKKYSGSIRFFEVETTESGLLAAEYQTDLLPTFLFFKGQELIAVMQGMISQNDFDARLQKIFRNS from the coding sequence ATGTTACATCTGACGACACAAAACTTTGAAAGCTTCAGGTCCTGTCACTGGCAGCTTTCTTCCGATGCACCGGCGGGTGAAAGCACGGACCATCCCGTGTTTGCCGTAGTCATGTTCTACGCCGTCTGGTGTGGAAAATGTGCAATGATGCGTCCCATTATAGAAGATCTCGAAAAAAAATATCAGAAAAAATATTCCGGCAGCATTCGCTTTTTTGAAGTAGAGACCACAGAATCCGGACTTCTCGCAGCTGAGTATCAGACAGATCTTCTTCCGACATTTCTCTTTTTCAAAGGCCAGGAACTGATCGCTGTCATGCAGGGGATGATATCACAGAACGATTTTGACGCACGTCTACAGAAAATCTTTAGAAATAGTTAA
- the glgB gene encoding 1,4-alpha-glucan branching protein GlgB: MAEKKKKPYEIGELDQYLFGQGNHYEIYKKLGAHLVQDGKQKGVYFAVWAPHAQAVSVVGEFNEWDTEANPMKREEPLGIYTCFIPGVKKNQMYKYCIETYSGEQIFKADPYANYAELRPGTASRVTDIENIKWTDTEWMTHRKTWNHKHKPMSVYEAHIGSWMRHPGREDEGFYTYREFARAITKYIKEMGYTHVELMGIAEHPFDGSWGYQVTGYYAPTSRYGTPEDFAWMINYLHRNKIGIILDWVPAHFPKDAHGLADFDGTATYEYADPRLGEHPDWGTKVFDFGKNEVRNFLISNALFWIEKFHIDGLRVDAVASMLYLDYGRKDGEWVANKYGENKNLEVIDFFKHLNSVVLGRNPGALMIAEESTAWPKVTGDVEEGGLGFSLKWNMGWMHDFTEYMKLDPYFRKDNHHLMTFAMSYAYSENYILVLSHDEVVHLKCSMLNKMPGLGFDKYANLKAGYAFMMGHAGKKLLFMGQEFAQLREWSEERELDWFLLAEPEHQQMKEWVKALLHLYKSHKAMYEMDQSWEGFEWINADDGYRSIYSFMRHSKGAKKNLLFVCNFTPMARDDYRVGVPRKKQYKLILNSDEEKYGGTGEVRKKIYKAEAKECDGRPYSFAYKLPPYGVAVFEF, from the coding sequence ATGGCTGAAAAAAAGAAGAAACCGTATGAAATAGGCGAGCTGGATCAATACCTTTTCGGACAGGGCAATCATTACGAGATTTATAAGAAGCTGGGTGCACATCTGGTACAGGACGGAAAACAAAAAGGTGTGTATTTTGCGGTATGGGCACCGCATGCACAGGCAGTTTCGGTAGTCGGAGAGTTCAATGAATGGGATACAGAGGCGAACCCGATGAAGAGAGAAGAACCTCTGGGAATCTATACCTGTTTTATACCTGGTGTGAAGAAAAATCAGATGTATAAGTATTGTATTGAGACTTATTCGGGAGAACAGATATTTAAGGCAGATCCATATGCCAATTATGCGGAATTAAGACCTGGAACAGCATCCAGAGTTACAGATATTGAGAATATAAAATGGACGGATACAGAATGGATGACCCACAGAAAGACCTGGAATCATAAGCATAAGCCGATGTCTGTCTATGAGGCACATATTGGTTCCTGGATGCGCCATCCGGGACGGGAAGATGAAGGTTTCTATACATATAGAGAGTTTGCCAGAGCAATTACCAAATATATTAAAGAAATGGGTTATACACATGTGGAGCTGATGGGGATCGCGGAGCATCCGTTTGACGGTTCCTGGGGATATCAGGTGACTGGTTATTATGCACCGACATCCCGGTATGGGACACCGGAAGATTTCGCATGGATGATCAATTATCTGCATAGAAATAAGATCGGTATCATTCTGGACTGGGTACCGGCCCATTTCCCGAAGGATGCACATGGACTTGCTGATTTTGACGGAACTGCGACGTATGAATATGCAGATCCAAGACTTGGAGAACATCCGGACTGGGGAACAAAAGTGTTTGACTTTGGAAAAAATGAAGTCCGCAATTTCCTGATCTCCAATGCATTGTTCTGGATTGAAAAATTCCATATAGACGGACTTCGTGTAGATGCTGTTGCGTCTATGTTATATCTGGATTATGGACGGAAAGATGGCGAATGGGTAGCGAATAAGTATGGTGAGAATAAGAACCTTGAAGTGATTGATTTCTTCAAACATTTGAACTCTGTTGTTCTTGGAAGAAATCCGGGAGCACTCATGATCGCAGAAGAATCTACAGCATGGCCGAAGGTTACCGGTGATGTGGAAGAAGGCGGTTTAGGTTTCAGCCTAAAGTGGAATATGGGATGGATGCACGATTTCACGGAATATATGAAGCTGGATCCATATTTCCGTAAGGATAATCATCATCTGATGACATTTGCCATGAGTTATGCATACAGTGAGAATTATATCTTGGTATTGTCGCATGATGAAGTGGTACATCTTAAGTGTTCGATGCTTAATAAGATGCCGGGACTGGGATTTGATAAATATGCTAACCTTAAAGCTGGTTATGCATTCATGATGGGACACGCCGGTAAGAAGCTTCTTTTCATGGGGCAGGAATTCGCACAGCTTCGTGAATGGAGCGAGGAAAGAGAACTTGACTGGTTCCTGTTGGCTGAGCCGGAGCATCAGCAGATGAAAGAGTGGGTAAAAGCGTTGCTTCATCTGTATAAGAGTCATAAGGCGATGTATGAGATGGATCAGAGCTGGGAAGGATTTGAATGGATCAATGCGGATGATGGATACAGAAGTATCTATAGTTTCATGAGACATTCCAAAGGTGCAAAGAAGAATCTGTTGTTCGTCTGCAACTTTACGCCGATGGCAAGAGATGATTACAGAGTCGGAGTTCCGAGAAAGAAACAGTATAAGTTGATTCTGAACAGTGATGAGGAAAAATACGGCGGAACCGGAGAGGTAAGGAAGAAGATCTATAAGGCTGAGGCAAAAGAATGTGATGGAAGACCGTATTCATTTGCTTATAAGCTGCCGCCTTACGGAGTTGCTGTGTTTGAATTTTAA
- the trmB gene encoding tRNA (guanosine(46)-N7)-methyltransferase TrmB: MRLRNIPRAESVLEACKEVVKNPESLCGHWNQEFQNERPLHIEIGMGKGQFLLTLAAENPQINYVGIERYSSVLLRAVEKFQELETEGKAPANIRFICMDANDLPTVFAPAEVSRIYLNFSDPWPKARHARRRLTSNEFFKLYDKVLTADGTVEFKTDNRPLFDFSVEELKTSELFVLDQLSYDLHNDSKMNQGNIMTEYEAKFSSMGNPICKLIAKRR, encoded by the coding sequence ATGCGTCTTAGAAATATACCACGTGCAGAGAGCGTTCTCGAAGCCTGCAAAGAAGTTGTTAAGAATCCGGAAAGCTTATGCGGACACTGGAATCAGGAGTTCCAAAATGAACGACCGCTGCACATCGAGATCGGTATGGGAAAAGGTCAGTTTCTTCTGACTCTCGCAGCCGAAAACCCACAGATCAACTACGTCGGCATCGAACGCTATTCCAGCGTCTTATTACGTGCCGTTGAGAAATTCCAGGAACTGGAAACCGAAGGAAAAGCTCCTGCCAACATCCGATTCATCTGTATGGATGCGAATGACCTGCCGACGGTATTCGCCCCGGCGGAAGTATCCCGTATCTACCTGAACTTCTCCGATCCATGGCCAAAGGCCCGCCATGCAAGAAGAAGACTGACATCCAACGAATTTTTCAAGCTTTATGACAAAGTCCTGACTGCAGACGGAACCGTAGAATTCAAGACAGACAACCGTCCGCTCTTCGACTTTTCCGTAGAAGAACTTAAGACTTCCGAACTGTTCGTTCTGGATCAGCTTTCCTATGATCTTCATAATGACAGTAAGATGAACCAGGGAAATATTATGACCGAATATGAAGCAAAATTCTCTTCCATGGGCAATCCGATCTGCAAACTGATCGCAAAACGCAGATAA
- a CDS encoding V-type ATP synthase subunit F, with product MKMYLISDNIDTLTGMRLAGVDGIVVHEREELRCAIENAMEDKNVGVILLTEKFGREFPDLIDEIKLERTMPLLIEIPDRHGTGRKKDFITSYVNEAIGLKL from the coding sequence ATGAAGATGTATCTGATCAGTGATAATATCGATACTCTGACAGGAATGCGTCTCGCAGGGGTAGACGGAATCGTGGTACATGAAAGAGAAGAACTCCGGTGTGCGATCGAAAATGCCATGGAGGATAAGAATGTAGGTGTGATTCTGCTGACGGAGAAATTCGGAAGAGAATTCCCGGACCTGATAGACGAGATCAAGCTGGAGCGGACGATGCCGCTTCTGATCGAGATTCCTGACAGACACGGGACCGGACGTAAGAAAGATTTTATCACGTCGTATGTAAATGAAGCGATAGGGTTGAAATTATAG
- a CDS encoding DUF1002 domain-containing protein — translation MKNLKRALPVAMAVVLGSTAAPLVVKADSSKVVTLGANLSDSQKNSMYEYFGTSSDKAEVIEVTNADERKYLEGVAPEEQIGTRTYSCSYVEPTTSGGIQVKVSNLTYVTSSMISSTLLTSGVENCNVIAASPIEVSGTGALTGIMMAYEKATGTTLNEDQKAAATDELVTTGDLANDIGQDKAEDVMNDAKESVIEDGLKDENDIQDAVEDAAKNNDVTLTQEQIDKISELLKNISQYDYDVKALKNTLNNIDGKSEGFFSNLWNSIKGIFGGSDSSDGGIINNTDDSALGDDVVSNSTLDSSDNSSSNNSDSADNSSDSSSDDNSDDSGFWGKIKKFFKDLFGGSDSKKDNSDKSKNDANTEDSKDTDDDQSDDTQNDSLNSDADSSDAGTTDNSADDSSLNNSADDQSDTQSSLPGSSESDSSNSDTSDSTANGSAN, via the coding sequence ATGAAAAATTTAAAAAGAGCATTACCAGTTGCCATGGCAGTTGTACTTGGTTCTACTGCGGCACCATTGGTCGTAAAGGCAGATTCATCTAAAGTTGTAACACTTGGAGCCAACCTGTCAGATTCACAGAAGAATTCCATGTATGAGTACTTTGGTACCTCTTCTGACAAAGCAGAAGTCATCGAAGTTACCAATGCAGATGAAAGAAAATATCTCGAAGGGGTCGCTCCGGAAGAACAGATCGGTACCCGTACCTACAGCTGTTCATATGTAGAGCCGACCACAAGCGGCGGAATCCAAGTAAAGGTTTCCAACTTAACTTATGTTACAAGTTCTATGATCTCCAGTACACTTCTTACATCCGGTGTTGAGAACTGTAACGTTATCGCTGCTTCTCCGATCGAAGTATCCGGAACAGGCGCACTGACAGGAATCATGATGGCTTATGAGAAAGCCACCGGAACAACTCTGAACGAAGATCAGAAGGCTGCCGCAACCGACGAACTTGTCACAACAGGAGATCTGGCAAATGATATCGGACAGGACAAAGCCGAAGATGTCATGAATGATGCCAAAGAAAGCGTTATTGAAGACGGCTTAAAAGATGAAAACGATATTCAGGATGCAGTGGAAGATGCTGCCAAGAATAACGATGTCACTCTGACACAGGAACAGATCGACAAGATCTCTGAACTGTTAAAGAACATTTCCCAGTATGACTATGATGTCAAAGCACTGAAGAATACACTGAACAACATCGACGGAAAGAGCGAGGGATTCTTCTCCAACCTCTGGAATTCCATCAAAGGAATCTTCGGCGGCAGTGACAGCTCTGATGGCGGAATCATCAACAATACGGATGACAGTGCACTCGGCGATGATGTCGTAAGTAACAGCACACTGGATTCTTCCGACAACTCTTCTTCGAACAATTCCGACAGCGCAGATAATTCTTCCGACAGCAGTTCGGATGACAACAGCGATGACAGCGGATTCTGGGGCAAGATCAAGAAATTCTTCAAGGATCTGTTCGGCGGAAGCGATTCTAAAAAAGACAATTCAGATAAGAGCAAAAACGATGCCAATACAGAGGACAGCAAAGATACTGATGATGATCAGTCTGACGACACACAGAATGATTCTCTGAACAGTGATGCAGATTCTTCAGATGCCGGCACAACAGACAACTCTGCTGATGATTCTTCACTGAATAACAGTGCCGATGATCAGTCCGATACTCAGAGCAGCTTACCAGGCAGCAGCGAATCAGATTCTTCCAACTCTGATACGTCTGATTCCACAGCTAACGGCTCTGCCAACTAG
- a CDS encoding biotin transporter BioY, which yields MNNTVNSTTTKKLSTRKLVLIALMTAITCIFAPMAIPIPVSPVPISLTNLVIMISIYVLGFRDATISYIVYLLLGLVGLPVFSGFTGGLGKLAGPTGGYLIGFIFLALISGLFVDKFPKNRILAVVGMIIGMAVTYIFGTEWLAIQLKMSFVAALSIGVIPYLAGDAVKIIIAIIVGPVLRARLQIFQ from the coding sequence ATGAACAACACAGTAAATAGCACAACAACGAAAAAGCTTTCCACCCGCAAACTGGTTCTGATTGCTTTGATGACTGCAATCACCTGTATCTTCGCTCCTATGGCGATTCCGATTCCGGTCAGCCCGGTACCGATCAGTCTTACCAACCTGGTGATCATGATCAGTATCTATGTACTTGGTTTTAGAGATGCAACCATCAGTTACATCGTATATCTGTTACTTGGTCTTGTCGGTCTCCCTGTATTTTCCGGTTTTACCGGTGGATTAGGAAAGCTTGCAGGTCCTACCGGCGGATACCTGATTGGTTTCATCTTCCTTGCACTGATTTCCGGACTGTTCGTTGATAAATTTCCAAAGAACAGAATCCTGGCAGTTGTCGGTATGATCATCGGTATGGCAGTCACTTATATCTTCGGTACAGAGTGGCTTGCGATCCAGTTAAAAATGTCATTCGTTGCAGCACTTTCTATCGGAGTAATCCCTTATCTTGCCGGTGATGCAGTGAAGATTATCATTGCGATCATCGTCGGACCTGTACTCCGCGCACGTTTGCAGATATTTCAGTAA
- a CDS encoding ATP synthase subunit C → MSLTVRLLLIATLLLSIVIPFGYFLIGQRTKKRYKRAIGTNVFFFFSTVLIAGIMLFAGDPVQAAEAAGNTASNATGFGYLAAALSTGLSCVGGGIAVASAASAALGAISEDSSALGKSLIFVGLAEGVCLYGLIISFMILGKL, encoded by the coding sequence ATGAGCCTGACAGTTAGATTATTGTTAATTGCAACATTGTTACTTAGCATTGTAATTCCATTCGGATATTTCCTGATCGGACAGAGGACGAAGAAGCGTTATAAAAGAGCCATCGGCACGAATGTATTTTTCTTCTTTAGTACTGTCCTGATCGCGGGAATCATGCTCTTTGCGGGAGATCCGGTACAGGCAGCAGAAGCAGCCGGCAATACGGCATCGAACGCAACCGGATTCGGATACCTGGCAGCAGCACTTTCAACCGGTCTTTCCTGCGTCGGTGGTGGTATCGCCGTTGCAAGTGCAGCAAGTGCGGCTCTTGGGGCAATCAGCGAGGATTCCAGTGCACTTGGTAAGTCACTGATCTTCGTAGGTCTTGCAGAAGGTGTGTGTCTGTACGGACTGATCATCTCCTTCATGATCTTAGGTAAATTGTAA
- a CDS encoding V-type ATP synthase subunit I gives MIVKMKFLSISGPKNDIDRVCEVYLSKYEMQLENAAAELKTTDNLQPFVEVNPYKEPLAKAEQFSALLADEDQRIDVSMNQEDMLNLIRDVNHDYLDLLEKKELTKKQVDEYKEKLLIMEPFRTLELDMQKSLKYKYMKVRFGRVDVNYYKRLEKYLFDDLNAVFIEGTRNENYVYGCYFVSNADSSKVDSVFNSLHFERIAIPSEYIGTPAQACEELEKEIEEKQKEIAGIKKQISELMAKNAAKLRGAKTRLEELATNFDVRKLAARIEEGDNKEDYYILCGWMGEDDVNKFLAESKNDDKVFVVVEEDKEKFFGEPPTKLKNPRFFKPFEMFIRMYGLPANDEMDPTMFVALTYTFIFGAMFGDVGQGLCLFVFGGLLYLIKKINLAGIISIAGLFSTFFGFMFGSIFGFEDVIQAHWLRPVDAMTNLPFIGQLNTVFVVAIAFGMGLNILVMIFNVINSIKSHDVENMLFSHNGIAGLVFYGFLVLTIVLYMTGHKVPGNILMVIFLGVPVILFVFKEPLGNLVTKQHKKMEEGKVMFFVQAFFELFETMLSYFSNTISYVRIGAFAVSHAAMMEVVLMLSGASAGHTNWIVFVLGNVLVCGLEGLVVGIQVLRLEYYEMFSRFYKGTGREFKPFHSQSDEK, from the coding sequence ATGATTGTTAAGATGAAGTTCTTAAGCATCAGCGGACCGAAGAATGATATCGACCGTGTCTGCGAGGTGTATCTGTCGAAATACGAGATGCAGCTTGAGAATGCGGCGGCGGAGCTTAAGACGACCGACAACCTGCAGCCTTTTGTGGAAGTCAATCCATACAAAGAGCCGCTTGCGAAGGCAGAACAGTTCAGCGCACTGTTAGCGGATGAAGACCAGAGGATCGATGTATCGATGAATCAGGAGGATATGCTGAACCTGATCCGGGATGTCAATCATGACTATCTGGATCTGCTGGAGAAGAAAGAGTTAACGAAGAAGCAGGTAGATGAATACAAAGAAAAGCTTCTGATCATGGAGCCGTTCCGGACACTGGAACTGGATATGCAGAAATCATTAAAGTATAAATATATGAAAGTCCGGTTCGGACGGGTAGATGTGAATTATTACAAACGTCTGGAAAAATATTTATTTGATGATCTGAATGCGGTATTTATCGAAGGTACGAGGAATGAAAATTATGTATATGGATGTTATTTCGTATCGAATGCGGATTCCAGTAAGGTGGATTCGGTATTCAATTCCTTACATTTTGAAAGGATTGCAATTCCATCCGAATACATAGGAACGCCGGCGCAGGCCTGTGAAGAGCTTGAAAAAGAAATTGAAGAAAAACAGAAAGAGATTGCTGGGATTAAAAAACAGATCAGTGAGCTGATGGCAAAGAATGCCGCAAAGCTCCGAGGTGCGAAGACGCGTCTGGAAGAACTGGCTACGAACTTTGATGTCCGCAAGCTGGCGGCAAGGATTGAAGAGGGAGATAATAAAGAAGACTATTACATCCTGTGCGGATGGATGGGCGAAGATGATGTGAACAAATTCCTGGCGGAATCGAAGAATGATGATAAGGTATTCGTTGTTGTAGAAGAAGACAAGGAGAAATTCTTCGGAGAGCCGCCGACGAAGCTTAAGAATCCAAGGTTCTTCAAGCCGTTCGAGATGTTCATCCGGATGTACGGGCTTCCGGCAAATGATGAGATGGATCCGACGATGTTCGTGGCACTGACGTATACATTTATCTTTGGTGCGATGTTTGGGGATGTCGGCCAGGGCTTATGCCTGTTTGTATTCGGCGGGCTTTTGTACCTGATTAAGAAGATCAACCTGGCTGGGATCATATCCATTGCGGGACTGTTCTCAACATTCTTTGGATTCATGTTCGGAAGTATCTTCGGATTCGAAGATGTGATACAGGCACACTGGTTAAGGCCGGTGGATGCGATGACGAACCTGCCGTTTATCGGACAGCTCAACACAGTATTTGTGGTTGCCATTGCATTTGGCATGGGACTGAATATCCTGGTGATGATCTTTAACGTGATTAATTCGATCAAGAGTCATGATGTGGAAAATATGTTATTTTCCCATAATGGAATCGCGGGACTGGTGTTCTACGGATTCCTGGTGCTGACGATCGTGCTTTACATGACGGGACATAAGGTTCCGGGCAATATCCTGATGGTAATCTTCCTAGGAGTTCCGGTGATCTTGTTCGTATTCAAGGAACCGCTGGGAAATCTGGTGACAAAGCAGCATAAGAAGATGGAAGAGGGCAAGGTAATGTTCTTCGTGCAGGCGTTCTTCGAACTGTTCGAGACGATGCTGAGCTATTTCTCCAATACCATTTCTTATGTGCGTATCGGTGCATTTGCCGTCAGCCATGCGGCGATGATGGAGGTTGTGTTGATGTTATCCGGCGCAAGTGCGGGACACACGAACTGGATCGTGTTCGTGCTTGGAAATGTGCTGGTGTGCGGACTGGAAGGTCTGGTCGTCGGTATCCAGGTACTGCGTCTGGAATATTATGAGATGTTCAGCAGGTTCTATAAGGGAACCGGACGGGAGTTCAAGCCGTTTCACAGCCAGAGTGACGAAAAGTAA
- a CDS encoding V-type ATP synthase subunit E yields the protein MTNEEKITHIRTAAMEEARAEANAIVKQHEDALRSVFEQHQIEARRQSETRVRAESVTAKQQLNMAMSKAQLELKREMGKTQTELKTELFEEVQLKLLAFMRTEEYKEVLIRYIEKAAQFASGMAMTIYINPSDADKKTYLEERTGMTLTISKVDFIGGVRAVVPEKNVLVDYAFKGALENEYQKFQFRGGVKGE from the coding sequence TTGACAAACGAAGAGAAGATCACGCATATCCGGACGGCGGCGATGGAAGAAGCAAGAGCGGAGGCGAATGCGATCGTAAAGCAGCATGAGGATGCGCTTCGAAGTGTGTTCGAACAGCATCAGATCGAAGCCAGACGGCAGTCGGAGACGAGAGTGCGTGCGGAGAGTGTGACTGCAAAACAGCAGCTGAATATGGCGATGTCAAAGGCGCAGCTTGAATTAAAACGTGAGATGGGAAAGACGCAGACAGAACTTAAGACGGAACTGTTCGAAGAAGTGCAGTTAAAGCTTCTGGCGTTCATGAGAACGGAAGAGTATAAAGAAGTTCTGATCCGTTATATAGAGAAAGCAGCACAGTTTGCATCAGGGATGGCGATGACGATCTATATCAATCCGTCTGATGCAGACAAGAAGACATATCTGGAAGAACGTACGGGAATGACGCTGACGATCAGCAAAGTGGATTTTATCGGCGGGGTGCGTGCGGTTGTGCCTGAGAAGAATGTCCTGGTGGACTATGCATTCAAAGGTGCACTGGAGAATGAATACCAGAAATTCCAGTTCCGGGGAGGTGTAAAGGGTGAGTAG